The genome window TCCGCCGCCTCTGCCCGGATGCCGTCACCCGGCGGACCGCCATGGTCGTCCTCGGCCGCGTCGCCAAGGTCTGCTCCGTGCGCGAGACCGTCGCTTCCTTCCGCCGCCTCACGCGGATGTTCCGCGCCGCCGACACGGCCGGCTTCTTCAACGCTTTGCTCCGCACGCTCTGCCAGGAGAAGAGCATGTCCGACGCGCGCAACGTCTACCACGCGCTCAAGTACGAGTTCCAGGTGAACCGCCAGACGTTCAACATCCTGCTCTCCGGCTGGAAATCAGCCGAGGACGCGGAGGCGTTCTTCGCCGAGATGCAGGAGCTCAGGGTGGAGCCCGACCTGGTTACCTACAACAGTTTGATCGATTGCCACTGCAAGAACCGGGACGTGGACAAGGCCTACAAGCTGCTCGACGAAATGCAGGAGAAGGACATTTCTCCCGATGTGATCACTTACACAAGCTTGATTGGTGGGCTGGGGTTGATTGGTCAACCCGACAAGGCAAAGGACTTGCTGAAGGAGATGCATGAGCTAGGGTGCTACCCAGACGTCCCTGCATACAATGCAGCGATCAGGAACTTTGTTATAGCGAAGAGGCTTGGGGATGCATTTGCATTGATGGATGAAATGGCCTCAAAGGGACTGATGCCGAATTCCACAACTTATAACCTTTTCTTCAGGTGCTATTACTGGGCATACGACATTGGCAGTGCATGGCGGTTATATGAGCGGATGCGGTTTGAAGGATGCTTCCCGAACACGCAGTCTTGCATGTTTATCATCAGGCTGTGCCATCGGCATGGGAAAGTGGCACAGGCACTTGAGCTGTGGAGTGATATGGTCAGCAACGGGTTTGGATCATTTACCTTGGTATCAGATGTGCTGTTCGACCTATTGTGTGACGAGGGGAAGTTGGAGGAAGCCGAGAGGTGCTTCCATCAAATGATTGAGTTGGGGCAGAAGCCTAGCAATGTTGCATTTAGAAGAATAAAGATACTTATGCAGCTTGCCAAACAGGAAGAATCTATTGCTAGGTTAACTGAAAAGATGGCACAATTCGGGCGATTGGCACCTGAAGATTGCCAAAGGGTTCATAACTCTGCTGAAAACAGGCCTTATAATGGTGATGGAGCTGATGCTGATACAATGGGAGCAATTTAGCATATGCTTTtggatgatgacgatgatgaatTGGTGACCATAAATTTGGTCGAGCAGATAAATAATTATTGGATTTTCCTGAGTTCTGTACTCTGATGTATACCATGAAACTTTTCAAGTTTCAAGATTTCCCTTGTTCATTCAAACTTATTGGTCATGTTGCTTTGGTAGTTGCTGACGAGCTAACAGCGACACACAATTCAGTATGTCATCTACAGATGGCCCAATTGTGCTGTCAAATACCATAGATTCTTTTTTcccaaataaaaaaatcatttcatGAAGGAGCATTCTAGCCTGCCTGTTGAAATGAAAGGTATTCCAACATGACAACAGAATCTTGATGTCTTACATGTAAAATTGGTGGAATTACTGTTTAGTAACCACTTGTTTTTGTAATCAAGACAGGCTCCATGATTGTTTGACAAGTGCATTTGAATTGCAGGGGAGAATTCTTAGCACAAAGTGCCTTGTCTGGGTGGAGGCTTCAACAGACGAGACCCTATTGTGCTCCGAGCCCCGGATTACAAATCAGGGCCAAGCAATGCACCAAAGCCGCAGGTGTGTGTTAGTATGTAATACTCCAATTGCTTGCACACGACCGTCAAACGAACCTACATCACTGATGCAAACATAGTGTTGTTTTCCCACAATTACCATAACACTTGGGAAATTTAATCTCAATTGTTGGCGGTGATATTAATATTGCTGATCTTAATTGCAGCTAGACGCGTGAAACGTCATATTGAACAGTGTGGCTAATCAAACAAGTGCGGCAGCAGCATCTTGACACCACACTGTTCGAGTTCCAGTACCTAGATGTTGGTTtatttatggattttttttggaaCTAGATCATGCGATCTCTAGGTGTTTTTGATCTGTCACGGTCCATGCCATTGTGCCATTGCCGTACGCGTACGCCAGTAGTCCTGTGTTGGTTGAATGACTTGTGGAGTCAGGCTGCAAGTGAATACGTGAGTGCTAAGTGGGGTGGCAAACTTGACAGTTTGCAAGAGGAATTATCCTTGTGTTGTTGCCAGTGTTGAGAAGGTGGAGTTTAATGTAAGTGATCTTGTACCGCACAACAAGCAAACAATGAAATCAAAATTTGAGTTCCTTCTTCCATTCTCTTTTCCTATCATGATGCCAGTTATCTGTAACATCTGCTCTAAGGGCGTGTACAACGCAGTGATATGGCGGAGTGCTTAGAGCAGTTACGGGAAAGTGTGCCACGGTGGAGGACAGGACATGCGATCACGGGCGCTCGCGGAACGCGTCGCCACTCGATCAGGCGGTCGACGCCCGGAGCTATTCTCACGCGAGCGTTGACTCGGGCTATTCTCTCTCTTTAAGAGTCTGTATAAGAGCCTCTACATTGTACATgccctaagggcatgtttcttTTAAATTTAGATTATGAGAATCTAGTTTAGTATGTAGAATTTGTAAAATCTCATTTTCACTAAATTAtagattataattttttttaagtataacTTGACttgtaaattataaaaaaatactttttatatTATGATCATTTGTTTTTACTTTTGCTTTGCTTTTAAAACTAGAACCTATAATTAGAATAAAATGCAAACAACGCCTAAATTCGTACTCCCTTCGTTGTGCTTGATTTCTGTGATCTCGTGGGCCATGACCAACCGCTcacaaaaaatagaaacagCCGCGGATTGAGTCTGCTCGTCTTCCACAACTCGAGTTCTCACTTCGTAACAGCATCCGCGTACTGCGCGGATTATAAACGGAAACCCCGCGACGGCCCCAACCTAGCACACCAGACCACCATGCCTGTGAGCAATGCCGAAAACGATCCAGCACGACGCACACCCTCCCTTGCTCCGCGGCTTCGGCAGGTACCGCTGCGACGCGCGCGACTTCCCCGCCGACGGCCCAATTCCTCTTCCACGGCCAGCACCCGCTCGCCTTCGAGTGGGCCGCCGTCTGCGACATCTGTGCCACGCCCATCGACGGCATGCATTATCGCTGCCGGCCATGCGATTTCGACGTGCACCCCGTCTGCTCGCAGCTGCCCGGCACCGTCGTCTCGCCGCTGCACCCGGAGCACCTCGTGATGCTCACTGTGGGCGCCCCAAATAAGTGCACGCGCTGCAGCGCCGACTGCGTCGTCTGCCACGTCAACCTCCACCCGAAGTGCCTGCCGGGGAATGCGCGGACGCCACTCAACATTCCCAAGAGCAACTAGTGATCCAACCATACGTGCCGCTGCCGCCCATGAATGACCGTACGTGATCCAACATCCCCAAGAGCAACTAGTGATCCAACACCCGTCAGAACGATGAACCTGCAACAGTCCGTGGTAGTATTGTTACTACCGAATCTAATGTGGTTCCAACATTATTAATCATGCCATTTCTTGATCAGGAACGCATGTTTAGTATGGTATTTCCAGGATGTTTTCACGTGCTTGTTTGTTTATCTGGCCACCTACAGTGGTGAATACATGTGAGTCAGATAATAGGTTTATCCAaatctctcttcctcttttctctatctttctttttcttcttctctcttccgTAATAAAAAATTGCTAGGGACTCACAAAGAACTATATCAGATTTACTACATTTCAATCTATTGAAATCATAGCTTTATTTCACTCAACATGTTATCCGTCTGATCGTCTAATCGTGCGTCTATCCGAGGTTTTTGTCTGACGTACAccataaaattatatatatttctactataaaaaaatattatttacttatgaattaattttttattagctGTTAGATCTTTATCTAACAGTTGCTGTTGTCAAGTGAAACATACTCTTGTTTTCTGCCCAAGAGGCAGGCAGGCTTGAAAACAAGGTATCCCGGTTGCAAAAATTTCTAGGGTAGCTTCCTAAATTCCAATACGATCTACGTGTCCCAGTTGTTTCACATGGGGCCCTACAAGTCGGCGAGACCAGACCACGCAGGCCGTGTGCAAGGGCATTTCAGGTAGCAGATGCCCGCCTCTGAGCCacatttcaaaaatcaaaaccgcGTCAAATTTACCGCTTCCCAGTGAAAAACCAAGGCAACCCAACATCTCATCTCAAAAAACGAAGCCGCGCGAGCatcggcagcagcagcaggagctgGCGGCGACCGGCGATGGAGAGCAAGGAGAATGCGGCCCGCTCCGCGCCGCTGCCTGTGAAGAGGCCTCGCGGGAAGCGCAAGGCCCTGGCCGACCTCCCGATCACCGGACCGAACACGAGTGACGGTTCGGCCCCGCGGGCGTCGAAGCCGAGGACGCGGTCGGCCGCGAGAGCGGAGGccgaggtggaggaggcgagGAAGCGGCGGGAGGCGGAGGACGCCGCGCGCGCGCCCGACGTGTCCCGTCTGCTGGACCCGAAGCGGGTGAAGCGGCCCGACGCCTGCGCGGCG of Phragmites australis chromosome 3, lpPhrAust1.1, whole genome shotgun sequence contains these proteins:
- the LOC133911871 gene encoding putative pentatricopeptide repeat-containing protein At1g02420, whose amino-acid sequence is MPPKPAPRLFLYVSNKSRKTPTSTALAAPAIHDASASDADADAVYRIVTAAPTPSAMESALAASTVPLTAPLLDLVMRRFRFAHGDPLRALSLLSLSADRGGVAPSAFALDTALYVLGRARRFANMWELLQSIRRLCPDAVTRRTAMVVLGRVAKVCSVRETVASFRRLTRMFRAADTAGFFNALLRTLCQEKSMSDARNVYHALKYEFQVNRQTFNILLSGWKSAEDAEAFFAEMQELRVEPDLVTYNSLIDCHCKNRDVDKAYKLLDEMQEKDISPDVITYTSLIGGLGLIGQPDKAKDLLKEMHELGCYPDVPAYNAAIRNFVIAKRLGDAFALMDEMASKGLMPNSTTYNLFFRCYYWAYDIGSAWRLYERMRFEGCFPNTQSCMFIIRLCHRHGKVAQALELWSDMVSNGFGSFTLVSDVLFDLLCDEGKLEEAERCFHQMIELGQKPSNVAFRRIKILMQLAKQEESIARLTEKMAQFGRLAPEDCQRVHNSAENRPYNGDGADADTMGAI